A genomic window from Halomonas sp. LR3S48 includes:
- the queF gene encoding NADPH-dependent 7-cyano-7-deazaguanine reductase QueF (Catalyzes the NADPH-dependent reduction of 7-cyano-7-deazaguanine (preQ0) to 7-aminomethyl-7-deazaguanine (preQ1) in queuosine biosynthesis), whose translation MNHDRPETLEHAPLGRESAYPEHYDAGLLYPIPRAANRAPLGIEEGRLPFVGEDEWHAFEVSWLNGRGKPLVAVARFRLPAESPNLIESKSWKLYLNSFNQTRFDSRELVIETLERDLAQAAGAPVTVELLDVDDDALAVSRLHGECLDELDIEVDDYTPSAEHLRVGEEIVEETLYSHLLKSNCPVTGQPDWGSVLIRYRGPRLDREGLLRYLIGYRQHQDFHEHCVEHIFMDLMAKAKPERLLVLARYVRRGGLDISPWRATPGERPPEPLRLARQ comes from the coding sequence ATGAATCACGATCGTCCTGAAACGCTTGAACATGCCCCCTTGGGGCGCGAGTCCGCCTACCCGGAACACTACGATGCCGGGCTGCTCTATCCCATTCCCCGCGCCGCCAATCGCGCGCCGCTGGGTATCGAGGAGGGCAGGCTACCCTTCGTCGGCGAGGATGAGTGGCACGCCTTCGAGGTGAGCTGGCTCAACGGCCGCGGCAAACCGCTGGTGGCCGTGGCGCGCTTCCGCTTGCCGGCCGAGTCGCCCAACCTGATCGAGTCGAAGTCGTGGAAGCTCTATCTCAACAGCTTCAACCAGACCCGCTTCGACAGCCGCGAGCTGGTGATCGAGACGCTCGAGCGCGACCTGGCGCAGGCCGCCGGGGCGCCGGTCACGGTGGAGCTGCTCGACGTCGACGACGATGCTCTCGCCGTCAGTCGTCTGCACGGTGAATGCCTTGACGAACTCGACATCGAGGTCGACGACTACACGCCCAGCGCCGAGCACTTGCGGGTGGGCGAGGAGATCGTCGAGGAGACGCTCTACTCGCACCTGCTCAAGTCCAACTGCCCGGTCACCGGCCAGCCCGACTGGGGCAGCGTGCTGATCCGCTATCGCGGTCCCAGGCTCGACCGCGAGGGGTTGCTGCGCTACCTGATCGGCTATCGCCAGCATCAGGATTTTCACGAGCACTGCGTGGAGCATATCTTCATGGACCTGATGGCCAAGGCGAAGCCCGAGCGGCTGCTGGTGCTGGCGCGCTACGTGCGCCGCGGCGGGCTCGACATCAGCCCCTGGCGTGCCACGCCGGGCGAGCGCCCACCCGAACCCCTGCGCCTGGCAAGGCAATAG
- a CDS encoding nitroreductase family protein: protein MDALTLLHERSSMGKLMGPAPSPEQMEAIYRAALRAPDHKELRPWRFIEFSGEGLERLGELFAEAEYREDPSIEDAALDAARKKPLRAPMVIAVIAKVTPDVEKVPKIEQVISAGCAGHGILLAAHALGLGAMWRSGKYAFDPTVRKGLGLEEEDELIAFLYLGQLGGRHKPIAEHRISDFVERWT from the coding sequence ATGGACGCACTCACTCTGTTGCACGAGCGCAGTTCGATGGGCAAGTTGATGGGCCCAGCACCGAGCCCTGAGCAGATGGAAGCGATCTATCGCGCCGCCCTGCGGGCACCGGACCATAAGGAGCTGCGCCCGTGGCGCTTCATCGAGTTCTCCGGTGAGGGGCTCGAGCGGCTGGGTGAACTCTTCGCCGAGGCGGAGTATCGCGAGGACCCCAGCATCGAGGACGCCGCCCTGGATGCCGCGCGCAAGAAGCCGCTGCGCGCCCCCATGGTCATCGCCGTTATCGCCAAGGTCACGCCCGATGTGGAGAAGGTGCCGAAGATCGAGCAGGTGATCTCCGCCGGCTGCGCCGGCCATGGCATCCTGCTGGCTGCCCACGCTCTTGGGCTCGGTGCCATGTGGCGCAGCGGCAAGTACGCCTTCGATCCCACCGTGCGCAAGGGGCTCGGCCTGGAGGAGGAGGACGAACTGATCGCCTTCCTCTACCTCGGCCAGCTCGGTGGGCGCCACAAGCCCATCGCCGAGCATCGTATCAGTGACTTCGTCGAGCGCTGGACCTGA
- a CDS encoding thioesterase domain-containing protein, with translation MREVGVPHPRLPLPALGERDDPQAFLAWLSDAIPMVRHLGIREMRWEGERLVWDLSLVPNLNDKGTGFGGGLTAQTTLLGWCWTTLWLRQRGHARDVVVAEANQRFLAPVTGDYRLICAPDSEQGPDTLSERLASRGRGRITLTQQLWCGDTLCLEARGDYAVLPAA, from the coding sequence ATGCGAGAAGTCGGCGTACCCCACCCGCGCCTGCCGCTGCCCGCGCTCGGTGAACGGGACGATCCGCAGGCCTTTCTCGCCTGGCTGAGTGACGCCATCCCCATGGTGAGGCATCTGGGCATTCGCGAGATGCGCTGGGAGGGAGAGCGCCTGGTGTGGGATCTCTCGCTCGTGCCCAACCTCAACGACAAGGGCACCGGCTTCGGTGGCGGTCTCACCGCCCAGACCACCCTGCTGGGCTGGTGCTGGACCACCCTGTGGCTGCGCCAGCGCGGCCATGCCCGCGACGTCGTCGTGGCCGAAGCCAACCAGCGCTTCCTGGCGCCCGTTACCGGCGACTATCGGCTCATCTGCGCCCCCGACAGCGAGCAGGGCCCAGACACGCTTTCCGAGCGCCTGGCAAGCCGTGGACGTGGTCGCATCACTCTCACGCAGCAGCTCTGGTGTGGCGATACCCTGTGCCTGGAAGCCCGCGGCGACTACGCCGTGCTGCCCGCCGCCTGA
- a CDS encoding NTP transferase domain-containing protein: MKDAGLVVAIVLAAGFSRRFGAADKRLAPLPDGRPCLAASVERAGEAFSLLRVVLRQGEEPVALALSRETPVINVRHAQRGLGTSIGEAITALDRADALTNVEAVAILLGDMPSIRLETLHTLQRHATRSSILRPSYRGQPGHPVLFGRDFWPELAALDGDSGANGVIQRHIERYRVMPVDDAGVCRDVDTREDLLGYGAGLD, from the coding sequence GTGAAAGACGCGGGGCTTGTCGTTGCCATTGTGCTTGCCGCCGGTTTCTCGCGCCGTTTCGGGGCCGCCGACAAGCGCCTGGCTCCGTTGCCAGACGGACGCCCTTGCCTGGCCGCTTCGGTGGAGCGAGCGGGAGAGGCATTTTCCTTGCTGCGTGTCGTTCTGCGCCAGGGCGAAGAGCCAGTTGCCTTGGCCCTGTCGCGGGAAACGCCCGTCATCAATGTACGCCACGCCCAGCGCGGGTTGGGCACCAGCATCGGCGAAGCGATCACCGCTCTCGACCGCGCCGACGCCCTGACGAACGTAGAGGCCGTGGCCATCTTGCTCGGCGATATGCCCTCGATCCGCCTCGAGACGCTTCACACTCTGCAACGGCATGCGACCCGATCCAGCATCCTGCGCCCCTCTTATCGGGGGCAGCCCGGTCATCCGGTGCTCTTCGGTCGTGACTTCTGGCCGGAGTTGGCGGCCTTGGATGGCGATAGCGGCGCAAACGGCGTCATCCAGCGGCACATCGAGCGCTATCGAGTCATGCCGGTCGATGATGCCGGCGTCTGCCGGGATGTCGATACCCGGGAGGATCTCCTGGGGTATGGGGCCGGACTCGACTAA
- a CDS encoding TRAP transporter small permease subunit yields the protein MTATATRSWDGLLAVLRWTSMAVLAFMMVSICYDAIMRYAFAAPTSWSLEINSFLLVYLAVIGAAEAQRHDAHIRITFFKDKLPPRSRAAIDVVTGLLGALFCAIMVWRGGIMALQAFEYGERVSSSLGTPMVFPYALLPIGFTMLALQFLLDAARALPRLRHGIDDEVTSHG from the coding sequence ATGACTGCTACCGCCACGCGCAGTTGGGACGGCCTTCTGGCCGTCCTGCGCTGGACATCGATGGCGGTGCTGGCGTTCATGATGGTGTCGATCTGCTACGACGCCATCATGCGCTATGCCTTCGCCGCCCCGACCAGTTGGAGCCTGGAGATCAACTCCTTCCTGCTGGTCTACCTGGCCGTGATCGGTGCCGCCGAAGCCCAGCGTCACGACGCGCATATCCGTATCACCTTCTTCAAGGACAAGCTGCCGCCGCGCAGCCGCGCCGCGATCGACGTCGTCACCGGCCTGCTCGGCGCGCTGTTCTGCGCCATCATGGTGTGGCGAGGGGGCATCATGGCACTGCAGGCCTTCGAGTACGGCGAGCGCGTCTCGAGCTCGCTGGGCACACCGATGGTCTTTCCCTATGCACTTCTGCCCATCGGCTTCACAATGCTCGCCCTGCAGTTCCTGCTGGATGCCGCCCGCGCTCTGCCACGCCTGCGCCACGGTATCGATGACGAGGTTACCTCCCATGGCTGA
- a CDS encoding TRAP transporter substrate-binding protein, with translation MTLSRRQVLKYGTFATAGATLFGTQSLLAPHSHAATTLTGVTYLPDSYKALTYGSNRFVEMLQENGGDALSVEFYDSGQLLKVDEQLPALRARSIDFMFHTFSYITRSIPILGVTGLPGVVGELYRHPERLRQGSPLMELINEVLAEENLYMLTSGGGILEPEYLWSTEESPIRSLDEVRGKKVRIVGFEATQAFEPYNVGATRIPSSETYMALQRGTVDAGIFNISTIIGRSLQEQLKYCYKLPITGFSVAPFMLRDTWDNLDDDVRGVLQQAADWYDENFIEHCNNDIYPNEYWPQVEEAGIEIIEPTEEDIETFNAGVQAVWDLWKEEVGEEVGNRAIALALGEA, from the coding sequence ATGACACTGTCCCGCCGCCAAGTCCTCAAGTACGGCACTTTCGCCACCGCCGGCGCCACCCTGTTCGGTACCCAGAGCCTGCTGGCCCCTCACAGCCATGCCGCTACCACCCTCACCGGCGTCACCTACCTGCCCGACTCCTACAAGGCACTGACCTACGGTTCCAACCGCTTCGTGGAAATGCTCCAGGAGAACGGCGGCGACGCGCTGTCGGTGGAATTCTATGACTCCGGCCAACTGCTCAAGGTGGATGAACAGTTGCCGGCGCTGCGCGCGCGCAGCATCGACTTCATGTTCCACACCTTCTCCTATATCACCCGTTCGATTCCCATTCTCGGTGTGACCGGCCTGCCCGGAGTGGTGGGTGAGCTCTATCGGCACCCGGAGCGCTTGCGCCAGGGCAGCCCGCTGATGGAGCTGATCAATGAGGTGCTGGCCGAGGAGAACCTCTACATGCTCACCTCTGGCGGCGGCATCCTCGAGCCGGAATACCTGTGGAGCACCGAGGAGAGTCCCATCCGCAGCCTCGACGAGGTACGCGGCAAGAAGGTGCGCATCGTCGGCTTCGAGGCCACCCAGGCCTTCGAACCCTACAACGTGGGGGCAACCCGTATCCCCTCCTCGGAAACTTACATGGCACTGCAGCGTGGCACCGTGGATGCCGGCATCTTCAACATCTCGACGATCATCGGACGCAGCCTCCAGGAGCAGCTCAAATACTGCTACAAGCTGCCGATCACCGGCTTCTCGGTGGCGCCTTTCATGCTGCGCGATACCTGGGACAACCTCGATGACGACGTGCGCGGCGTCCTGCAACAGGCCGCCGACTGGTACGACGAGAACTTCATCGAGCACTGCAACAACGACATCTATCCCAACGAATACTGGCCGCAAGTCGAGGAAGCCGGGATCGAGATCATCGAGCCCACCGAGGAGGACATCGAGACGTTCAACGCCGGCGTCCAGGCGGTCTGGGACCTCTGGAAGGAGGAAGTCGGCGAAGAGGTCGGCAACCGCGCCATCGCACTGGCCCTGGGCGAGGCATGA
- a CDS encoding TRAP transporter large permease, whose protein sequence is MDPVIVLLVLVGLIVIGFPIFLALGLSGLIGLYMARGSLAFFFAPSSLFGQLNAFELIALPLFILMGNFLGATPVGSSLFTAAVRWLNWLRGSLAISSVGASAMFGAVSGVSLAGVAAVGSIAVPQMLQRGYSRSLAAGAVVSAGALAMLIPPSVPFIIYGAVSSVSVADLFIGGIVPGIVLALALSLFIYVRVCLNPAEAPASEERFTWAQRWASLANIWHAALLVVAVLGSIYSGLATPSEAAGIGAAGAFLIATLVFRSLSWAKFLEILGTTARISGAILLIIGCAKIFGDYLNMVRVPQLLTEALTATGLPAWAILLAVMLLLILLGMIVDAVSLIVVTTPVLLPLVTALGYDPLWFGIVMVLNLEIAVVTPPVGLNLYALRGVCPELSVEEIIKSALPFVAVQFLVLMLFVFMPSLSLWLPGLM, encoded by the coding sequence ATGGACCCCGTCATCGTTCTGCTCGTGCTCGTAGGGCTGATCGTGATCGGCTTTCCGATCTTCCTCGCCCTGGGGTTATCGGGCCTGATCGGCCTCTACATGGCCCGCGGCTCGCTGGCGTTCTTCTTCGCCCCGTCGTCGCTGTTCGGTCAGCTCAACGCCTTCGAGTTGATCGCCCTGCCGCTGTTCATCCTGATGGGCAACTTCTTGGGGGCGACACCGGTGGGTTCGAGCCTGTTCACCGCCGCGGTGCGCTGGCTCAACTGGCTACGCGGCAGCCTGGCGATCTCCTCGGTGGGTGCCTCGGCCATGTTCGGTGCCGTCTCGGGAGTGAGCCTCGCCGGTGTCGCCGCCGTGGGCTCCATCGCCGTGCCGCAGATGCTTCAGCGCGGTTACAGCCGCTCGCTGGCCGCTGGCGCCGTGGTCAGTGCCGGCGCGCTCGCCATGCTGATTCCGCCCAGCGTGCCCTTCATCATCTACGGTGCGGTGTCCAGCGTCTCGGTGGCCGACCTCTTCATCGGCGGCATCGTGCCCGGCATCGTGCTGGCGCTGGCCCTGTCGCTGTTCATCTACGTTCGCGTGTGCCTCAACCCGGCCGAGGCGCCGGCCAGCGAGGAGCGCTTCACCTGGGCGCAGCGCTGGGCAAGCCTGGCCAATATCTGGCACGCCGCCCTGCTGGTGGTCGCCGTGCTGGGTTCCATCTACTCGGGCCTGGCCACGCCAAGCGAGGCCGCCGGCATCGGTGCCGCCGGCGCCTTCCTGATCGCTACCCTGGTGTTTCGCAGCCTCAGCTGGGCCAAGTTCCTGGAGATCCTCGGCACCACCGCCCGCATCAGCGGCGCCATTCTGCTGATCATCGGCTGCGCCAAGATCTTCGGCGACTACCTCAACATGGTGCGCGTGCCCCAGTTGCTCACCGAGGCGCTCACCGCTACCGGCCTGCCCGCCTGGGCGATTCTGTTGGCGGTCATGCTGCTGCTGATCCTGCTCGGCATGATCGTCGATGCCGTCTCGCTGATCGTGGTGACGACACCCGTACTGCTGCCGCTGGTCACGGCCCTGGGCTATGACCCGCTGTGGTTCGGCATCGTCATGGTGCTCAACCTGGAGATCGCCGTGGTCACGCCGCCGGTAGGCCTCAACCTCTACGCCCTGCGCGGGGTCTGCCCCGAACTCTCGGTGGAGGAAATCATCAAGAGCGCCCTACCCTTCGTCGCCGTGCAGTTCCTCGTGCTGATGCTGTTCGTCTTCATGCCCAGCCTCAGCCTATGGTTGCCGGGGCTGATGTAG
- a CDS encoding CaiB/BaiF CoA transferase family protein, producing MTAHDDTSPLPLDDIKVLELGQLIAGPYCGQVLADFGAQVIKVEPPGKGDAMRQWGEADPASGEPLWWNVIGRNKKSVTVDLRQPRGQELLRELASQADVVIENFRPGTMERWGLGFDELSRRNPGLVMVRVTGFGQDGPYASRAGFASVCEAMGGLRYVSGYPDRPPVRVGISLGDTLAGLHAALGAMMALHQRASSGRGQVVDSSIFESVLAMMESLVPEYARAGRVRERSGSFLPKIAPSNAYPARDGRDVIIGANQDTVFRRLCEAMGQPRLADHPDYATHRARGDNQQAIDDLIAAWTRQHDAQQVVDILAEAGVPAGLVFRAPDMLDDPHFQARESIVEVPDRQGQPLPMQNVFPRLSETPGRVKQVGPALGEHTEAVLSDWIGLTAEAIDALRADGVI from the coding sequence ATGACTGCGCATGACGACACATCCCCGCTACCTCTCGACGACATCAAGGTGCTCGAACTGGGCCAGTTGATCGCCGGCCCGTACTGCGGGCAGGTACTGGCTGACTTCGGCGCCCAGGTGATCAAGGTCGAGCCTCCTGGCAAGGGCGATGCCATGCGCCAGTGGGGCGAGGCGGACCCTGCCAGCGGCGAGCCCTTGTGGTGGAACGTCATCGGCCGCAACAAGAAGTCCGTTACCGTCGACCTCCGCCAACCGCGCGGACAGGAACTCTTGCGCGAATTGGCCAGCCAGGCCGATGTCGTCATCGAGAATTTTCGTCCCGGCACCATGGAGCGCTGGGGGCTGGGCTTCGATGAGCTCTCGCGCCGCAATCCCGGCCTGGTGATGGTGCGTGTCACCGGCTTCGGCCAGGACGGCCCCTACGCCTCGCGCGCCGGCTTTGCCTCGGTGTGCGAGGCGATGGGTGGGCTGCGCTATGTAAGCGGCTATCCGGACCGCCCCCCCGTGCGCGTTGGCATCTCCCTGGGCGATACGCTGGCCGGCCTGCACGCCGCACTGGGCGCCATGATGGCGTTGCACCAGCGCGCAAGCAGCGGCCGCGGCCAGGTCGTCGACAGCTCGATCTTCGAGTCGGTGCTGGCGATGATGGAGAGCCTGGTCCCCGAGTATGCCCGCGCCGGCAGGGTGCGCGAGCGCAGCGGCAGCTTCCTGCCCAAGATCGCACCGTCGAACGCCTATCCGGCCCGCGACGGGCGCGACGTGATCATCGGCGCCAACCAGGACACCGTCTTCCGGCGCCTGTGCGAGGCCATGGGCCAGCCACGCCTGGCCGATCACCCCGACTACGCCACCCACCGGGCGCGCGGCGACAATCAACAGGCCATCGACGACCTGATCGCCGCCTGGACCCGGCAGCACGATGCCCAGCAGGTCGTCGACATACTGGCCGAAGCCGGGGTCCCCGCAGGGCTCGTCTTCCGCGCACCCGACATGCTCGACGATCCACATTTCCAGGCCCGCGAATCGATCGTCGAGGTCCCCGATCGCCAAGGCCAACCGCTCCCCATGCAGAACGTCTTTCCGCGCCTCTCCGAGACGCCGGGTCGAGTGAAGCAAGTAGGCCCGGCGCTGGGCGAGCACACCGAGGCCGTGCTTTCCGACTGGATCGGGCTCACCGCCGAAGCCATCGACGCACTGCGCGCCGATGGTGTGATCTGA
- a CDS encoding GntR family transcriptional regulator — MLELPRIARTATAEVHNVIKQRILDGHYRAQEYIREASIARELGVSRTPVREALRELVSEGWLEAIPHHGARVVAWTERDAREVFELRLVLEPMAVRLASERVNRTHLAHLEELASRMEELVERIEREPEVRNEIALLNHEFHRELIAASDNQRLAAVLDSVVRTSVIRRNFGNYDLANLRRSMRHHREILEAISAGSPTWAENVMRSHLLAAQALHVRFPDLPDAPQASPG; from the coding sequence ATGTTAGAACTACCCCGGATCGCGAGAACCGCCACCGCGGAAGTCCACAACGTGATCAAGCAGCGGATTCTCGACGGTCACTACCGGGCCCAGGAGTACATTCGCGAGGCGAGTATCGCCCGCGAGCTAGGCGTAAGCCGTACCCCGGTTCGCGAGGCGCTGCGTGAGCTGGTCTCCGAGGGCTGGCTTGAAGCGATCCCGCATCATGGTGCGCGGGTAGTGGCCTGGACGGAGAGGGACGCCCGCGAAGTCTTCGAGTTGCGCCTGGTGCTCGAGCCCATGGCCGTAAGACTTGCCAGCGAGCGGGTGAACCGGACACATCTGGCGCATCTCGAAGAGCTGGCCAGCCGCATGGAAGAGCTCGTCGAACGCATCGAGCGTGAGCCGGAGGTGCGTAACGAAATCGCCCTCCTCAATCATGAGTTTCACCGCGAGCTGATCGCCGCAAGCGATAACCAACGCCTGGCCGCGGTGCTGGACAGCGTGGTGCGGACCTCGGTGATCCGGCGCAACTTCGGCAACTACGATCTCGCCAACCTGCGCCGCAGCATGCGCCACCATCGTGAAATTCTCGAGGCGATCAGTGCCGGCAGTCCCACATGGGCCGAAAACGTGATGCGCTCCCATCTGCTGGCCGCTCAGGCCTTGCATGTACGCTTCCCCGATTTGCCCGACGCCCCACAGGCATCTCCCGGCTGA
- a CDS encoding putative bifunctional diguanylate cyclase/phosphodiesterase, which produces MSNSDWLIKARRFAVAGLWAGLPSFASASAEGVVMPTAGWGVVLLVVVSVLVLAGLAYRRRLLSEVERLRASHEELTTILDSVDACIYVKSNDFRYLYVNRKGSEIVGLPAEAVLGKTDSDIFDSVTAAELRFNDRRVLEQGEKVVVEEGYVKAQDETVFTFLSIKLPLRRADGTIRALCGFSTDVTEYRDIQESKHRLTFYDSLTGLPNRRLLLDRLEMVVKGSRRTERYAALLFIDLDDFKVVNETQGLQRGDRFLRQVAQRLEEVVRESDTLARLGADEFVLMIHDLGLDVEQAAHAAERVAEKLLGQIASAQTDDDQALTLPITASIGISLFANGQANVDSAMRQADIALQQAKAAGGNTLRFFNADMQADVMERVHLEADLHQALARDELRLHYQVQVDNRTEVTGVEALIRWEHPRRGLVPPGLFIPLAEKNRLILPIGYWVLETACRQLAAWAQENGKEKLTIAVNVSSVQFHQPDFVARVQHTLEETGANPGRLVLEVTESLLMEEPERVRNIMLRLSKLGIRFSLDDFGTGYSSLNYLKRLPLDELKIDKSFIDGVLDDPVDAAIVTTTITLANSLGLEVTAEGVETEAQHRWLLEHGCEAFQGYLFGRPLALEELALTERACSLPT; this is translated from the coding sequence ATGTCCAATTCTGACTGGCTGATCAAGGCTCGTCGGTTCGCTGTTGCCGGTCTATGGGCCGGCCTGCCGTCGTTCGCTTCCGCTTCAGCAGAGGGCGTCGTCATGCCCACTGCCGGCTGGGGCGTGGTGTTGCTGGTTGTGGTGTCGGTTCTGGTGCTGGCAGGGCTGGCCTATAGACGTCGACTTTTGAGTGAAGTCGAAAGGCTGCGGGCCAGCCACGAAGAGCTGACGACCATCCTCGACAGCGTCGACGCCTGCATCTACGTCAAGTCGAACGACTTTCGCTATCTGTATGTCAACCGCAAGGGCAGCGAGATCGTGGGCCTGCCGGCCGAGGCGGTCCTGGGCAAGACCGACAGTGACATCTTCGATTCTGTCACGGCAGCGGAGCTGCGCTTCAACGACCGACGAGTCCTGGAGCAGGGCGAGAAAGTCGTGGTGGAAGAGGGATACGTGAAGGCCCAGGACGAAACCGTCTTTACCTTTCTGTCAATCAAGCTGCCGCTGCGTAGAGCCGATGGCACGATTCGTGCGCTCTGCGGTTTCTCCACTGACGTTACCGAGTACCGCGATATCCAGGAGAGCAAGCATCGGCTGACATTCTACGATTCGCTGACGGGGCTGCCCAACCGGCGCCTGCTGCTCGACCGGCTGGAAATGGTTGTCAAGGGCTCTCGGCGCACTGAGCGCTACGCGGCCCTGCTTTTCATCGATCTGGACGACTTCAAGGTCGTCAACGAGACCCAGGGCCTGCAACGGGGCGACCGATTCCTGCGCCAGGTGGCGCAGAGGCTGGAAGAGGTCGTGCGCGAGAGCGATACCCTGGCGCGGCTGGGGGCCGATGAATTCGTACTGATGATCCACGACCTCGGCCTCGACGTGGAGCAAGCGGCCCATGCCGCCGAACGCGTGGCCGAGAAGCTGTTGGGGCAGATCGCGAGCGCCCAGACCGACGACGACCAGGCACTGACCCTGCCCATTACGGCGAGTATCGGCATCTCCTTGTTTGCCAACGGCCAGGCGAACGTCGACAGTGCCATGCGTCAAGCGGACATTGCCTTGCAGCAGGCCAAGGCGGCGGGTGGCAACACCCTGCGCTTCTTCAATGCCGACATGCAGGCCGACGTGATGGAGCGAGTCCATCTCGAGGCCGATCTGCACCAGGCGCTGGCGCGAGATGAGCTGCGCCTGCACTATCAGGTTCAGGTGGATAATCGGACCGAGGTGACCGGCGTCGAGGCATTGATCCGCTGGGAGCACCCGCGGCGTGGCCTGGTGCCGCCTGGCCTTTTCATTCCGCTCGCCGAGAAGAATCGGTTGATTCTGCCGATCGGCTACTGGGTGCTCGAGACTGCTTGCCGCCAATTGGCCGCTTGGGCGCAGGAGAACGGCAAGGAGAAGCTGACGATCGCCGTCAACGTCAGCTCGGTGCAGTTTCACCAGCCCGACTTCGTTGCCCGGGTTCAGCATACCCTGGAGGAAACGGGCGCCAATCCTGGTCGGCTGGTGCTGGAAGTCACCGAGAGCCTGCTGATGGAAGAGCCGGAGCGTGTGCGCAACATCATGCTGCGCCTGAGCAAGCTCGGCATACGTTTTTCCCTGGACGATTTCGGTACCGGCTACTCATCGCTGAACTACCTGAAGCGGCTACCCCTGGATGAACTCAAGATCGACAAGTCGTTCATCGATGGCGTGCTCGACGACCCGGTGGATGCCGCCATCGTCACCACCACGATCACCCTGGCGAACAGTCTCGGTCTCGAAGTGACGGCCGAAGGCGTCGAGACGGAGGCGCAACACCGCTGGCTGCTGGAACATGGCTGCGAAGCCTTCCAGGGGTATCTGTTCGGACGTCCGTTGGCCCTGGAAGAACTGGCTTTGACCGAGCGGGCTTGCTCCCTTCCCACCTGA
- a CDS encoding DUF3617 domain-containing protein encodes MSFRPLLAAAVLMFPLSALAETPNIVPGQWQFTSTTSVKGDVPIPDQTETHQECIVQGDLDDADFQFLEVEEGCELLEHNVSADGVDYKMVCRAEGGEANIDGRMGFLGERVEGNVNIDTESPMGQMQLETAIEGERLGDC; translated from the coding sequence ATGTCCTTTCGACCCCTGCTTGCCGCTGCCGTGCTGATGTTTCCGCTGTCAGCCTTGGCCGAAACGCCCAACATCGTGCCGGGCCAGTGGCAGTTCACGAGCACCACTTCGGTGAAGGGTGATGTGCCGATTCCCGACCAGACGGAGACCCATCAGGAGTGCATCGTGCAGGGGGATCTCGACGATGCCGACTTCCAGTTTCTCGAAGTGGAGGAGGGCTGCGAGTTGCTGGAGCACAACGTCTCGGCGGATGGCGTCGATTACAAGATGGTCTGTCGCGCTGAAGGGGGCGAGGCCAATATCGATGGCCGCATGGGCTTTCTGGGTGAGCGCGTCGAGGGCAATGTGAACATCGATACCGAATCGCCGATGGGGCAGATGCAACTGGAAACCGCCATCGAGGGCGAGCGTCTCGGCGACTGCTGA